Below is a genomic region from Pleuronectes platessa chromosome 2, fPlePla1.1, whole genome shotgun sequence.
gAGTTGTGTCACTGCCTTGATTCACCAGATCCTGGAAACGAGTGCTGCAATACAAACATCCTAATCCTACAAATGAATAATGCATatgggttttaaaaaaaacggtAAACTATCATGATTACAGGATGCACTCGATTCTGCAAATAGCCGCCTGGTAATTAGTTGTTTGACCTATTTAAGAGCCGCGGCTGTGTGTTGAAATCTTCCGGCCCCGAGGTGACTCCAGCAGCGGCTCTGAGTCATAATGAGGTATGATGCTCGAGCTGAAAAAAGTAACAGATGGTCAGTCGGAGTTTTTGTGATTTTAGCAGCTGTTGGATGAGCTTAGTGTTGAGCTGTGACTCATCCTACAGTTGAAACGTTAGAGGGCTGAACAATTTGACACCTTCCTCTGTTTCGCCCGTCCGCCCaaccacagagaagaagtgtTAATGGCAACTAACGCTAAAGCCTGAGTGCTGCGGCACACTAGAGGATTTACAACTTTTGACCAATCATAAAACTGTGATTCCACAGACGTAATGACAGATTTAACCCATTTTTAATCTCATAAtcttcagaacacacacactggaccatTTGGCTAGAGCgtcactacacacacatacaatttgTATTCCGAAAAACTTGAAATCTCACAGAATCTTGCGATATCTTCTTATTTTCCAGCTTCTTTATGGCGTTTGGCAAACAACTTTTAGTCTCATTACCGCCACCTACAGAGCTGGAGTGTGCAACACTCATGTTACTTTAATTCAGcatattacatttacattttgcagCGCGGGCCGGAGCTGAGTCAGAGATGTATTGTTGTGTTAGGCGCAGCTGCACAATTACACAACAGCCGGTTGGTGACACTTcagctctctccctcgctctctctcactttgGCATCTTTAAGAAAAACACAGGTCAATGGagataaatacataatttaatCCTAAAATCAACTTAATCAAAGCAGTTCACAAAATGTAAAGTTCTCATGATGTCGTGGCTGATGAGTGAGATGAACAGAAAGGAAATATTGCCCTCTGGTGAGACACAGTTGTAACTGCAGTTGCATGGTAAAGAAGTTACCAAGAAATCATATCAAGTCATTTATTCTTGCAAATCTTGGATATAATTTCtatcaaataatttaaatttatttgGAAAATAGAGACTTGATTGGTGGGATTTGACTTTGAAGACATTTTGAACTATATTCAATCCAATGCTTCGGTTCAGGGACATTGTACACGGTGAATAATGTATAGCCTGTTTAACACATGAAGcatatgttttctgtttatcaCACGATTGTTGACTGGTCATACTTTCACGACCTCACAGTTGATTTATCAAACTATCAATATCTGGTCTTAACAGTGGCCATCAGGAAACAGTCCAGAATCCCTGGGGTTATAATCACTCAATGTGTTGAGCGAGTTCCTCTGGGGAAGACAACACCGGACTTCACCCGGAAGCCACTGGCCACGACTGTACAAGAGGGTAACAAAAATGATTCTAATAAAATGATCAGCTACTATTTACAGCTGGATTAGGATTAATGCGGCTCActgtattttattctttttaggTAAGAAAGCTGTTTTAAAAGCTATGGTGAGCGGAGAGCCAGCACCAACGGTCACCTGGGAGCGAAACAACGGGAAAGTTGATGACCCAGAGAAGTACAAGACCCGATATGATGAAAGAGCTCGAGAGCACTATTTAGAGGTGAGACAAGAGTACTCAAACAAAATTCTCCCCATCGTATAAAACACAAACTTAAACTAttactttcaaaataagaggtATATTGCTGTTTTTACGTTAAggattttatttaactgctattaTTGAGAAAATCAAATCAGACAGATGATGTAATTCTTCCCGTCAGTGGGACAGATGTTTCttcaaatgatttttttctgtttcatcagATACCCAATGTCAAACTAGACCAGGCTGACACCTACCGGTGCTTCGTCACCAATGAGTATGGAAACGCTGTCTGTGCCACAACACTCAAAGTTACTGAAGGTACACGACAAATTTACTAGTTACCATCAATAGGAATGGTTATTTCAATTAAACTACAATATTACATACTGTGGGTATGACTATTCCCTTTGTTTTCTTCTAGTTGGCAAGAAGAAGGGTCAGGCAGGTAAGATATTTATAAACAGAACTATGCAGAATGTTGTGTTGGTAACTGTGCCTGGTTTCCAGTCCaagattattattttcttacttACTTATTACTAATTTTGATTCCTGCAGGGAAGAAATTAATTAGTTTCGAGCGTAACAATAAAAACCAGATGAGCAATTCAGTGTGTAACAATTAAATATTCTGCTTTGGTTGAAAATACCTTTATGGTTTCaaagaattatttaaaaagtattaaaaaaatgaattgtttgTTTGCCTTTCTTACATTTTAAGGTTTCAGAAAAACTCTACTGAACAGAGTTGATCAAAAAATACAATGgttgcattttatatttttcaggtAATGGACAAGCACCACTGGATTTCAGATCAATGCTCAAGAAAACGTGAGTTCCAGTCAAAATTTGGTTGATAAACGTTTAATGCTGTAAACAGAGTAAAACATTTAACTCTTCTCTTCCCCAGTGTTGTTGTCaccagaaaaaaacaagtgccaccaaagaaagagggagaaattgATCCGAAGCTCTGGGAGCTGCTTCTCAgtgcaaaaagaaaagactACGAGAAAATCTGTTTGGACTTTGGAGTGACCGACTTCCGCTGTATGCTGAAGAGACTCAACCAgatgaaaaaagagagggaggacgaACAGGCAAAGGTACTGCGTGAAGAAGAACAACTATAACAACTgcacatgaattcatatactTCTTAGTGAGGTTTCGAGCAATGTGTAAAAACTTGCACATATTTTGAAGTGAGGGTTTATAACTTTTGCCTTGATTTAATAAGAGCTGGAATAGAGAAAATCTGGATTCTTTTAAGACCAGTCTGTAAAAAAGTGTTTCACtcataataaaactttattttcacGAAGTGACAAGTTAATCTCTgaaagtttttaagtttatgATTTTCATGGATGTTAGATTTGCCCTGAGGCTACAGCCGAGTGCATCTTTACATCGTAAATATCCAAGGCTCTGTTCAAGGCTGCTTGCATTTTAACTTTATGGAGCCAGATCTGAGGATGGATGCTTTATATTTGTTGCAGGTTATAGAGAAGCTGGAGGATGTGAAACAGATAGAAGTGAAACCTGGTGGGAGAGCGGAATTCGGCTTCAACATGAAACTTTTGGACCCCAACAGTGTAATTCATGTATACAAGGTGCGTTAAAATTCCACGATATTCAAAAGTGCCCTTTTTAAAGATTAATAACAGCTctaaaactaaacaaatgtgACTTCCTGTCTCTCGAAAGGATGGGAAATCGGTGGCATATGGTGATGAGGAAAATTCAAACCCTCGCCTTAAGAAAATTGGGACACAGTATGTTTTCAGCATCAAAGACCCTCAACCAGAAGATGCTGGATTATACCAGGTTGACGTTGAGGAAGCAAATGTCCTGACAACTGACTTTCAAGGTAAAGCTCACTGTTctactttaaataaaacaggatATTTGTACTAGCAGGCGGTGATACGAACTTTCTACTCCTCTTTTAGTGCCTGATGTGAAGTTCGTAGACAAGCTCAAGGACGCAAAGGCCGTTGAAAGCGAGGATGCCGTCTTTCAGTGTGTCTTGTCCACACCACTCAACAGAATCACTTGGTCAAAACAGGACGAGGCACTGGAACATGGGGACAAGTATGAAATCACCGTCTCAGAGGACAAACTCACTCACACTTTAAGAGTCAAAGACTGTGCTATGGCAGATACTGGAGCGTATTATGCCATCGCTGGGATAACTTCCAGCGGTGCCTCTCTCATAGTGGAAGGTGAGTATAACTACTTAGAACATTATTCTTAAAGGCTTCAAAACAgttataaagaaataaagaattcatgctgtctgtgtttcAGCCGATCCAGACGGCGGTAAAGGTCGTAAGGGCATCAAATCTGGGGATAAGGGTGATTTGACTAAACTAGCATCAGATCAAGGAAAAGACAAACGAGCACAGGATGAAAACGATTCGGCTGattcaggagctggaggagcgggTTCTGGTGACAGGTCTAGTGATGGATCGAAAGATGCATCTGGAGTTAAGACTGATGGAGGTAAAGGAGATGAGAACCTCCTTGGAGATGGAGACGATGAAAGCAATATGGGAGGCGGGGATGATCAGAAAAAGAAGCAATCACGAACTGGTCCTTTGGTTCCTGACACTGTTTCAGGTAAGAGCCTCCAATGCATTGTGGTAGTTTTAATTCCAGTGCCCTTAAGGTCTCTTACTACTGCATATATTGTCAGCTTTGCTCTAAGGGCCTGTTATCATCGAGAGTCAGAGAAACCATTCTGGACCGATTTCTGCAGCACTGGCTTTATTCCTCCACAGATATAATAGAAAGACCCTCTGCTCCAATCTTTATTTATGATTTTCGAATTCCTCTCCAATTAAATGTTCACTATGACCTGAAGTTCAACAACAGAACACTGTAATTCGACTTCTCCCTTACTGTTGCAGATCGAGGTGTCCAGTTTGTGAGTGGGCTGTCAGATACTGCTGCTAATATTGGTGAACGGGCCGAGCTGACTTGCAAACTAAGCACTAACGCCTCAGAGGGACGCTGGTATAAAAATGGAAAGCTGGTGAGTCAACCGCTCCAGAGGGATTGTCTTTGTACAGAACCAAGTCAAAGCACACCCGTGgattacatacagtatatacatataatacactttagtaaaaatacataaaatccaTTGCATAAATTTGTGTCgtgaatattaaaactttttcttTCTGACAAGTTAACCAATGGAGACGGTGTACGAATCATCAAAGATGGGGTCTGTCACAGGTTGATAATTGATTGCTGTAAAAAGGACGACTCAGCAGTTTACCGCTTTGAGGCAGAGGGACGTAAATCAGAAGCGAAACTTAATATTCAAGGTCAGAATCAGAAGGAGTCACTTGATTTGATATAATCTTATGATTTGCAATAGATTAAAGGGGTTCAGGGTTttgacaatttctttttttaactctcTGACCAGATCCGCCACAAATAGACGGCGAGGCTCTGCTTAATTTCACAAAGCCAGTTATTATAAAAGCAGGTGAAAGCGCTGAATGGAAGCTGATGTTCTCTGGTGGAGACCCGATGCATATACAGTGGTACAAGGATGATGACGAGCTGTTGCCTGGCCTCAATGTGAAGACTGAGACATCAGCGACTCAAAGCCAACTACGCCTCACTAAGTGCCAAAGGAAAAACAGTGGAGAAgtcaaaatcaaaatcaaaaaccAATTTGGCACAACCGAAGCAACGTCCAGACTTATTGTACTTGGTGAGTTGATAAAGAGACTTAGTAAATACATAATGCTAGTGTTTTCCTCTAGCACAATATGATTCCTTATCATTTTGTGAATAGACAAACCCACACCACCCCAGGGACCTGTGGATATTGTGGAAAGTGCTGTGACATCTGTGGAGTTCAAATGGAAACCACCGAAAGACAGTGGTGGGTGCCCAATCACCAGCTACATCATAGAACGCCAACAAGTGGGCCGGAGTAAATGGACGAATCTCGGCGAGATCTGTGGCAGCGATGCAAGTTACAGGGATTCAGGCGTGGACCCCGGAAGAAGATACTGCTACCGGATTCGAGCCAAGACGGCAGAAGGCCTCAGTGATTACCTGCAAACAGAGGTCATAGCTGCTGGAGTTCTGCGTAAGAATAAGATCATAGCCGAATTCTAGCAAGTAGAGGAATCGAGCAAATAATGTaactttgtttgctttttagAAAATGTAATATGTACTATATAATACATAACTTTAAAATTCATGATTCTCATTTTGACATTTGCATTTAGCCATTAAATAaccaaaagaaaacaactgTCACTTAAGTATGGGAGTCAGTAAAGTCAACACGTGATATCTTGCATCCTAATGTTTTACCACCTTGCCTGTTGACCCAGATTTCTGTATAGAAATTATATCAGATGTATAGAGCAATAGATAACCTCATCAAAGCTAATTCCCCCCCACAGGATACCCAGGAGCCCCATCAGCACCTAAAGTAATCAGTGCCTTTAAAGAGTGCATCAACCTGGCATGGATTCCTCCCTGTGACACTGGAGGAACCAAAATAGTGGGATACAATTTGGAAAGGAACAAGAAAGGCACCAATTACTGGAGCCTGGTAAACCAAGGAGGGCCAATTACAGGTGAGATTATCAGTGGGAGGGGCTGACCTGAATCTGTACGCCGGCAgtagggatggggggggggaaatcgatTCAGTTACGAATCGCGATTCTTGTGAATGACGATTTTAAATCGCCATGCTGCCTTCCATAtcgatttttctttaaaaaaaaaaaatatttatatatttttttaaacatatttatgcatgcaaacaacagtgaagcataGCCTACTTTTGGTTTATTTCAAAGTCTATATTTTAAGTACACTTGtattcattctatttaatttccctttatttattgtttaaaagtagcctaagtggtatacatttcttaatctgtcagtttgtgtgcagttgacagggactatacaataatagtgctcatttttatttatattctctatTGGCTGCCCGGCTTacattaagttaatgttaatatttgaaataaaacgtgtaaagctctaagtgaatttgactgtgttaACCAAAAGAAATCGCAAGAAACCGTAATATCGAATCACAATACTTACAGAATCGCAATAGGCACAGAATCGCAATACATATTGTATCGCCACCTAAGTATCGTGATAGTATCGTATCGGGAGGTCCCTGCCGATTCCCGTCCCTAGTGTGCAGGAGGATTTACATGCACGCATGCAACTACTCTTATACAGAATAAAGGATGAACAGATGTAGAAATCCATCTTTCCAGAGATCCAGAGATTGATACTAAATTATGATCTTATGAGAAGATCAACCTCCTCATCCAGTCCAACTAGGACTACAAGTGAATACTGCATTCATGAGGAGAATGCTCAAAGTatttcttaaatgttttttttttaaatttctttccACTGGTTTCACTTTGTGAGAATCAACGCAAATAAATTGATATTTCTAGAGACAGGATAACcatatcttcttttttctccagATACAAAGTTTGCCGTGAAAGACGTCTTTGAAGGGGCAGCGTATGAATTCAGAGTGTCTGCTATCAACCTGTCTGGTGCTGGAGATCCTAGTTTTCCCTGTGACACAGTCATTGCAAGAGATCCAATGAGTAAGTCAGTCATATTGAGATCTTATAAATATTTCACTGTGGTTGTCTACAATGAAAATCGAATGTCTGTAGCTATTTGTGCCATAAAACCTGACTTTACTATCATTCCAGAACCTCCAGGCAGAGTCACAGACCTGAAATTAACTTCCTCCAACTACACCACGTTTTCACTGGCTTGGACTAAACCTAGAGAAGTGAAAGGGGTTGAGGATGAAGCCCAGGGATACTATGTGGAGATTAGACTGATAGAATGCCTCGAATGGAGCCGCTGCAACGCCGTCCCAATTACTCGAACTTCCTACACTGTGCTTGGCTTGAAGGCGATGGCCACATACTGGGTGAGAGTAATTGCCACCAATTACGGAGGTGATGGAGAACCTCAGGGCTTTGACAATTACGTCATTGCCATGCCCCCTCCCGGTAAGAGGATGTGAAGTTCAAATCAAGACTGTTACACTTTCTTAGAGTTTAGGTTttttgtgggaaaatgtgtttttccttccaaaaTACATCTACACActaaaactgtcaaaaatacAGGAGAGCTCTGCACCAAGACAATAGTTTGTATAACAGCTACTCTTCATTCTTCTTAGCAAGGTACAATATTTACTTAGTTAAACAGTGGGATTGTGAAAAGACAGGAAAGAACAGGACTTTGGACATTTCAGCACAAATACAACAATGAAGTTCAAATGCAGCTTTCAACAAGCGTAGTCATTTAAACACATTGTAAAGCATCATGGCACCATGACAATTGAGGGAAACTAGCATCACTGTGGAAAACACATAGGTTCCAGTAACACAGAGCGATGTGACCTTTTTGGCAGCTGTTATACTCATGAGCAAAATACATCACAACAAGCACATGATCGGAAACTGGTCTAAATTTATAAAGGTGGTAAATGTCATCTGTAAtaacttcctcttcttccctcgCCTAAAAAATTATTTCAAGCACAATGAAAAACTACATTTATACTTTCTGCTGAATTGTATAAACACAAGAAGGATCTATACattaaatattgtattttattgttgcaGTACGTCCCAAATTTAAAGACAGGAACATGAAAACCTTTGTGGTGGAGCGATCTGGAAACACAGTCCGTCTGAACATCAACTTTGAGGTACTTTGCTTCAGTTTTCCCTCCAAACAGGCTCAGTGGAGAATATATTGTAGTGtctgaatgttttattaaaatcatGTTAATCTTTATCAATGTATTACTGTAATATTATTTCAATGTCTACAGGCCTCCCCGCTGCCAGAGATCATTTGGTTAAAAGATGGTATTCCAGTGGCTAAACATGTGACAATTAGCAGCTCTGACAAAGGCTCTCAGCTGCTGATCCCCACCTCAGAGCGCTCCGACAGCGGCGTCTACACCATAACCGTCAAGAACCTGGTCGGCCAGGAGAGCTTCGATGTTGAAATCAGAGTAACAGGTAAATGGAGCCATTTTTACAATTCTGTCTCCAATCAAGATTAATAATGTGACTTGACTATGATCCCATCAGTTTATCCACAGTAGAATTTGCCGTTATAATTGTTCGGTGTTCAAATATGGTCTGTAGAGTCAGATGAGACAGTTAAATTTGTAAAAAGAAGACCAAATATATGAAAATACTAAAGTATAGTGTATATTTTACATTGAAACAAATGTATGACTGTGGCTCTATATCTGATTGTAGATGATCCAAGGCCTCCAGGACCAGTGGAGCTGGAACAAAACATCCCAGGGACAGTGACTCTGTCCTGGTGTCCCTCTCCAGATGAGAAGAGGGACGACAGACTACACTACCTGGTTTCCCAACGGGACTCCTTCAAGCAGACGTGGAGGACCGTGGCTGACAACCTCTTCAACAACAAGTTCACAGTTGTCAACATTTTGCCCGGGTGGGATTACCACTTCAGGGTGTTTGCTAAAAACGACATGGGCCTTTCAACACCTTCTGAACCCCCTGTGTTTGAGACCAGAAAGGACAAAGGTTTGTGTCCACCACTTCAATCAGAGAGATGCTAAATCATGTTTTCTATTCTACTTAGAAAAGTAGTTCTGAAATCAGTTATATAGACGTACGGAAATCAACACAGGCCAAAATATTGtgatttttcatttcaataGAAAACGGCTGATAAAAACCTTTTTTCCAGAAAGACAAGAGAACAAGTGGCATAGCACTCAATAGAGCATATATCTCTGCCAAGGCTGAATGGGTTCTTTGTTGGCCCGTGTCCCCTTTTTCCACCAAGATTCATGGAAATGCTTTCAGTAATTTTTGCTTAATCCTCcagacaaataataataataaaaaaaagcacagcgttgaataacctccttggtggaggtaagaaACATTTAAGCAGATATTTCCTTGAATTATTGAGGTTAGAAGAACTGAGGCTCGAGTGGATGTTGCCAGAACTAAATAGTTTTCCATCTTGATAGGGGAAATGTCTCAGGGACACTTTACTCGTTATTCAACTAACACAATTCTGTGAAGCTTTTATGCATTACTTTGCATTTCAGAAAAGTTCATTGTGAACATGCCAAAGAAGAAAAACCTGGACTTCCAGGCAGCTCCAGCCTTCATCGTGCCCCTGAAGATGCGTACGGCTCCTCAAGGCTACGAGTGTCACATGAGTTGTGCCGTTAAGGGCGATCCGGCTCCTCGTGTGACGTGGTACCGCAACAACATCAGTCTGAACACAGACACCAACTACCACATCACCAACGTGTGCGGTGTCTGCTCCCTGCTCATATTGAGGGTCAAGGACAACGGTGAATACAAAGTGGTTATTGAGAACAAACTGGGGTCCGCCGAGTGCTCAATGAACCTGAGTGTCAGAGGTAATGTTTACATTACTAATGTTAAAATTAATTATAACAGGGTGAAGATGAAACAAGCTAAAAATATGTTTCTTTACAGAGTGACGACCTCAACCTGCTGAACAGAGACTTGACCGGAAAGACTCCCAACGTGTTTTGAATTAATTAGATTACATCTGTTATAGTCTTCTCTTATATTTGAAATAGCGtagaacaaaaacaagaaaacacatagtttagttgtttcattATCCGCGCACCTTAATCTTTATAAAAGCATATAAGATATTTTAAAAACTACTTAAAACATCTCAACTCTTTAGCATAGACAAACTTAAAGTTACAATTATTTATCCTTGATGGTATCATTTGGAGGTAATGACTTCTAGTTGCACTATTGAGTAATGCTTTCATGAGAGGGCCCCTGCTTTCTTTGCATTGTATGCATGCCTTTACATCACACTGTGAATTTAACACTTATAAACTTGTGTTCATGTAGATTGGTAAAAAATTTTTTTAGTAAGATGAGAACTGTGGTGAGAATGAATTATGATC
It encodes:
- the LOC128460117 gene encoding immunoglobulin-like and fibronectin type III domain-containing protein 1, with the protein product MLDKKRDPKAVVDLSNYQYLVLTVAIRKQSRIPGVIITQCVERVPLGKTTPDFTRKPLATTVQEGKKAVLKAMVSGEPAPTVTWERNNGKVDDPEKYKTRYDERAREHYLEIPNVKLDQADTYRCFVTNEYGNAVCATTLKVTEVGKKKGQAGNGQAPLDFRSMLKKTVVVTRKKQVPPKKEGEIDPKLWELLLSAKRKDYEKICLDFGVTDFRCMLKRLNQMKKEREDEQAKVIEKLEDVKQIEVKPGGRAEFGFNMKLLDPNSVIHVYKDGKSVAYGDEENSNPRLKKIGTQYVFSIKDPQPEDAGLYQVDVEEANVLTTDFQVPDVKFVDKLKDAKAVESEDAVFQCVLSTPLNRITWSKQDEALEHGDKYEITVSEDKLTHTLRVKDCAMADTGAYYAIAGITSSGASLIVEADPDGGKGRKGIKSGDKGDLTKLASDQGKDKRAQDENDSADSGAGGAGSGDRSSDGSKDASGVKTDGGKGDENLLGDGDDESNMGGGDDQKKKQSRTGPLVPDTVSEFDFSLTVADRGVQFVSGLSDTAANIGERAELTCKLSTNASEGRWYKNGKLLTNGDGVRIIKDGVCHRLIIDCCKKDDSAVYRFEAEGRKSEAKLNIQDPPQIDGEALLNFTKPVIIKAGESAEWKLMFSGGDPMHIQWYKDDDELLPGLNVKTETSATQSQLRLTKCQRKNSGEVKIKIKNQFGTTEATSRLIVLDKPTPPQGPVDIVESAVTSVEFKWKPPKDSGGCPITSYIIERQQVGRSKWTNLGEICGSDASYRDSGVDPGRRYCYRIRAKTAEGLSDYLQTEVIAAGVLRYPGAPSAPKVISAFKECINLAWIPPCDTGGTKIVGYNLERNKKGTNYWSLVNQGGPITDTKFAVKDVFEGAAYEFRVSAINLSGAGDPSFPCDTVIARDPMKPPGRVTDLKLTSSNYTTFSLAWTKPREVKGVEDEAQGYYVEIRLIECLEWSRCNAVPITRTSYTVLGLKAMATYWVRVIATNYGGDGEPQGFDNYVIAMPPPVRPKFKDRNMKTFVVERSGNTVRLNINFEASPLPEIIWLKDGIPVAKHVTISSSDKGSQLLIPTSERSDSGVYTITVKNLVGQESFDVEIRVTDDPRPPGPVELEQNIPGTVTLSWCPSPDEKRDDRLHYLVSQRDSFKQTWRTVADNLFNNKFTVVNILPGWDYHFRVFAKNDMGLSTPSEPPVFETRKDKEKFIVNMPKKKNLDFQAAPAFIVPLKMRTAPQGYECHMSCAVKGDPAPRVTWYRNNISLNTDTNYHITNVCGVCSLLILRVKDNGEYKVVIENKLGSAECSMNLSVRDW